The Collimonas fungivorans Ter331 genome has a segment encoding these proteins:
- a CDS encoding electron transfer flavoprotein subunit alpha/FixB family protein yields the protein MTALVIAEHDNASLKGSTLNTVTAASQCGGEVHVLVAGSSCGAAAQAAAQLAGVSKVLVADAAYFADGLAENVAEQVLALAAAYSHILAPATAYGKNILPRVAAKLDVGQISEITKVDSPDTFERPIYAGNAIATVQSSDATKVITVRTTGFDAAAGGGSAAVENIAAAADFGKSAFVSRELAKSDRPELTAAKIIVSGGRGMGSAENFKILEPLADKLNAAMGASRAAVDAGFVPNDWQVGQTGKIVAPQLYIAVGISGAIQHLAGMKDSKVIVAINKDEEAPIFSVADYGIVGDLFEIVPQLVAELG from the coding sequence ATGACAGCCCTAGTCATCGCTGAACACGATAATGCCTCATTAAAAGGCAGTACTCTCAATACCGTCACCGCCGCCAGCCAATGCGGCGGCGAAGTCCATGTGCTGGTCGCAGGCAGCAGCTGCGGCGCGGCCGCGCAAGCCGCAGCCCAGCTGGCTGGCGTCAGCAAGGTACTGGTGGCGGACGCCGCCTATTTCGCCGATGGTCTGGCCGAGAACGTCGCCGAGCAGGTGCTGGCACTGGCTGCTGCCTACAGTCATATCCTGGCGCCGGCTACTGCCTACGGTAAAAACATCCTGCCGCGTGTCGCCGCCAAGCTGGACGTCGGCCAGATTTCCGAAATCACCAAGGTCGACAGCCCGGACACTTTCGAGCGCCCGATCTACGCCGGCAACGCCATTGCCACCGTGCAGTCGAGCGACGCCACCAAGGTCATCACTGTCCGTACCACCGGCTTTGATGCTGCCGCCGGCGGCGGTTCTGCTGCTGTCGAAAACATCGCGGCCGCTGCCGATTTCGGCAAATCCGCATTCGTCTCGCGCGAACTGGCGAAATCGGATCGCCCTGAACTGACGGCAGCCAAGATCATCGTCTCCGGCGGCCGCGGCATGGGTTCCGCTGAAAACTTCAAGATCCTGGAGCCGCTGGCCGACAAGCTCAACGCTGCCATGGGCGCTTCGCGCGCCGCGGTCGATGCCGGTTTTGTGCCTAACGACTGGCAGGTCGGACAAACCGGCAAGATCGTGGCGCCGCAGCTGTATATCGCGGTCGGCATTTCCGGCGCGATCCAGCATCTGGCCGGGATGAAAGACTCCAAGGTGATCGTCGCCATCAACAAGGACGAAGAAGCGCCGATTTTCTCGGTGGCGGACTACGGCATTGTCGGCGACCTGTTCGAGATCGTGCCGCAACTGGTGGCTGAACTGGGCTAA